Genomic DNA from Paenibacillus donghaensis:
AGGCGTAATCGTACCATTCTGGTAATTGCCCATGATTTCGTTCCAGACCTTCGGGTCCAGCTTGTCGGCGGTCCACACATTGGTATCATAGTCCGGCATACTGGCCATAGCTACTACATTTCCTGTATCTACCTCCATGGCTACAGCGTAGCCGGTTTGGGCATTTGGGTGGGTTTTGCCCTGAACAGAATTGGCGTGCAGCCACTTGATCTGATCCATAATGGCTTCTTCGGTCTTCATCTGAACACTTTTGTTGATCGTGGTCCAGATATTATTGCCTTTGACCGGAGGAACTACCTTCTCGATCTTCTCCGCCATGTTCTGTGGATTGACGGATATTTCCTGATAACCGTTCTGTCCGCGCAGCTCACGCTGGTACTGCAGCTCCAGGCCGTCATAACCGACGATCTCATCATCCTTGTAGGTCAGGCCGGCCTCCGGGTTCACTTTCATGTTGCTCAGGATATTTTTGTAAATGGCAAGGCTGTCGGATGAGGTAAAAGGTTTAATATAACCTACCGTCTGCACAGCTACCGTATCCTTGTCGTAATGACGGGTACTCTCCTCCACTACTTCCAGTCCGGGGTACTCTGCCTTATGCTCCATGAAATAGGCCACTTCCTCTTCGGACAATCCAGCCTTGATCCGGCGGGCATAATACCCTAAGGATTTGCGGAAATCCAGATCGAGCGCCTTGAGCACATCTTCCTCGGTCAATACCTTGGCTTTCTTGTCACCGTATTTGGCGAAATTGGCGGCCAGATTGGCAGCCAGCGCATCTGATTTGGCTTTGGCCTCGGGCGTAATCTCCAACTTGCCTGTCGCTTTATTTTTTTTCTTCTCCGTATACTCTTTATTAAGCGTAATATAGAGCGATTGAAGCGGTGTAGAATAAGCCAGCTCTTCTCCGCCCGCAGCGTAGATTACCCCGCGCATGGAAGCCAGCGGCACATTTTTGATATCCCGGCTGGTTTCCACCTCGGTTAAGGTGGGACCTTCGACAAACTGCAGGATGGCAAGACGTATAATAATGACACAGAATATCACAAACGTGCTGAAGAAAAACACGTTAATCCGCAGGCCTAAGGAGTTTGTGCTGGGGGGCTCGTCGGTTGGCGGGGCCTGTTTACGGAAATAACTCACAGTTTGCTTCTCTCCTTTTTACTCTAAAATAAGCTGATTTCTATTCAGTTTCACCAGAGCTTGCAGCGAGGCTTTTCTTAGGAATTCCGTCCAGACCATATTCCCAATCATAGGCGTCGAAGATTTTGCGGGCGACCGGCGCCGCACTCTGGGAGCCGAAGCCGCCGTCAGGAATGACTACCGCTACAGCGAGCTTGGGCTTATCGCGCGGGGCATAAGCGATAAATACCCCGTTGTCGCGATTCGCTCTGGCCTTGCTGGACCATTGCTCTGAGGTGCCGGTCTTGCGGGCAAAATCATAAGGGAAATCATCAAAGGCCTCCACCTTGCTGTTCATCCCCTGTTTGATAACGCTCCAATAAGCAGGGTCGAATTCCACCTTGTTCAGCACCTCGCGCTCAAAGCTCTTGACCAGCTTGCCGTCGGCATCGGTAATGCGGCTCACCAGCTGCGGCTTGATCCGTTCGCCTTCGTTGGCAAGTGTAGCCGTATACTGGGCGAGCTGCAGCGGTGTGAATTTGCCTTGCTGGCCGAATGAAGCATAGACCAGGGCAGCCTGGTCTGTTCCTGTATAATCCTCGCGGCGATAGTTGAATTCACCTGGATACTCCTTGGGCAAACCACTTTCGGTACTGACCCCAAGGCCGAATTGCTTCAGATAACTATCCCATACATTCAGTGCTTCGCCCTTGTATTTGTTATACAACCGCTCTCCGACCATGTCGATCATAAAGGCATTGGATGAGAATTCAATGGCCTTGGCGGGACGAATATTATTATAGACATGGCCCGAGGAATTGCGGACCGAGGATTTGTCGTCCTTGCCGAAATAGGCAATCCCTTTGTCGTTGTAAGTTTCTGTAGTAGAGAACAGACCTTCATTTAACCCAATTAGCACACTTAATGGCTTGATGGTTGAGCCCAGGAAAACAACAGATTCGAAATCATTGCCCGAACGGCCGGAGGATTTAGGCGTAACCGTACCATTCTGATAATTGGTTTCGATTTTCTCCCAATCCTCAGGCAAGAGCTTTTCCCCTGTCCATATGTTGGTATCATAGTCAGGCATGTTCGCCATGGCAACTACGTTGCCTGTATCCACTTCCATGGCTACGGCATAGCCGGTCTGCGCATCAGGATGGGTTTTGCCCTGCACGGCGTTGCTGTGCAGCCATTTAATTTGGTCTGTGACCGCCTGCTCGGTCTTCAGCTGTATATTTTTGTTAATCGTCGACCAAATATTATAACCTTTGACGGGTGGAACCAGCTTCTCCACCTTCTTGGCCATATTCTGGGGATCAACGGAGATTTCCTGGTAACCATTTTTGCCGCGCAGCTCACGCTGATATTGCAGCTCCAGACCGTCGGCCCCGACGGACTCATCCGGCTTATAAACCAATCCGGGGTCTGCATCACTTTGTTTCATCGCATTGCGGATATTCGTATAGATACTGTAGCCTGTTTCCGTTGATTTGAACGGTTTCACATAACCCACTGTCTGTACTGCAATCGTATCGTTGTTATAATGCCTGAGGTTTTCCTCCACAATGCTTAGTCCAGGATACTCATCCTTGTGCTCCATGAAGTAGGCGATCTCTTTTTGCGACAGGTCTGCTTTGATCCGGCGGGGCACATAACCCTGGTTTCGCTTGAATTCAAGATCGAGCGCATCCAGCACACCCTCCTTGGACAGCTGCTTGGCGGCAGGATCGCTATATTTGGCGAATTCAGCGGCCAGTCTGGCGGCCAGTGCATCGGACTTCTGACGGGCCTCGTCAGTCAGCATATCTTTGTTCTGCTCTTTGTCTTTTACCTTGGCAGTGTATTCCTTCGTCAGCATCATATAGAGCGACTGTACCGAGGAGGAATAGGCCAGCTTCTCGCCGTTCGCGGCATAGATCACTCCACGTGCTGCTGCCAGCGGCACCGTTTTGACATCACGTTTGGTCTCCTCATCTGCCAGACTTGCGCCTTCGGCGAACTGTAGCGAGGCAAGGCGGATAATAATGATGCAGAAGATCATAAAGGTACCGAAGAAAAAAATATTCAGACGCAAACCAAGGGAACGGGGGGTAAGTTTTTCTTCCGGCAGCGGATTCGGCTTACCAAACACTTTCACAGCCACTTCTCTCCTTTGAGATTACAGGTTAACGTAACGTTCAGCAGCATTCGACAGCTCGTGATGACATGCTGGTATTGTACCATATAATGAGAGACCTCCGCCCCCGCAGGCACCGAGATCAAAGTACGCTTTCCGCGATATGTGTATCCTTGAAATCCTTGGGGTTGAACCAGTCCCCGCTGCCTGCCCAGGTTGGGTCAAGCGGAATCCAGCTCTGCTGATCGCTGAGGTATACTTCATTCCAGGCATGCGGACCATATCCGCCCCGCCCGTCATACCCTCTTCCCGTTACCACACGCACCTTCAGGTCCTGTGAGCGGGCCATCAGGGCATACAGCCGGGCATAATCAATACAGACTCCGATCCGGGTATCGAAGGTGTCCTGCGGGGTCTGCTCCTTCCAGATCCGGTTCTGCTCATAATTCTCGGCCTTGTCATAATCATAAGCGATTCGCGTGCCCACCCAATCGTAGAGCAGCTTCGCTTTCTCTTCTTCGCCTTCAGCTTGTCCGGCAATCTCCTCGGCAGCCTGCGCGATATCGGCAGCAATCTGATGATCAATCACTTCGTATTTACGGCGGAGAATATCATTCATCTCTGCTGCCACCGCTTGGGTTAACACCGGCAGCTTGCTGCGGACCGCTTCTCCGGCAAAAGGCTGGATTACCGCAGCCGCACTCTGCGTGTATACCGGTGAGGACTCCACATAGTTGCTGAAGCTGCTGTCGGGGTTAAGCGCCACCCCGACAAACAGTGCCAGCACCACGAGCAAGGCTCGGGTCAAGCCGATCAGACCGCCCACTGCAGCCCCGCCGAGCCTGCTCAGTGCTGAAACCTCCCGATCGGCCGCTCTTCCCTGGCGGTGGGGCAAGCGGAATGGCAGCAGCAGGAACAGCAGCCCGATCAGCAGCCGGATCAGGCTGTAGGCCAGCAGCAACAGCAGCAGGAACCTCACCAGCGGAGAGCCAGCGATGACGGAGACGGCTGTATAATAGATCTGCTGCCACTGGCTAAGCTCTGTCGCGGGCAGCTCCTTCGCGGCGGCCCAAGCCTGCACCCAAGGTGACAGATAGGCTGCTGCAGGCACTGCCAGAACCAACGCGGCGGCGGCGGATAAGCCGCTGCCCAGCAGCCCGAATAACCTGCCGCTGGAGCGGGCGAAACCTCTGCCCCAGCCCTGCAGCAAGGAGAACAGCACAATCAGCAGAAGGGCAATGGATATGGCGTTGGCCTCCGTTACACTTTCAAGCCATTCCTTCAGCAAAGTCCATCCCCTCTCTTTCCTTCAACCTCATAGGTCAACTACCGGCATTCTGCTGTTTGCGCGCCTGGTCGATGAACGTTTGGGTGGTCTCGGTAATGCTCCATTTTCCCAGACTTACACCGCGGAACGTAACCTCCACCTTGTCTTCATTGGCCGCACCCTTAACCTCCAGATTAGGGGAAGTGATCGTGAATGTGCCGTCGCCGCCGGAGGTATATTTAGCCTCCTTGGCTTCGTTCAGCATTACCTCCTGCGCTTCTTTCTTCAGGGTGCTGACCGTCCCGTCCGTCACCTTGCTCACTGTATCTCCGATCTGATCGAGGGTAACCCCACTGTAAATAAACAGACCCACCACAATAATAATCACGATGGCCCATTTCAGCACCGTCTTGACCAGATTGACAACGGCAAACAACAGGACAAGTGCAATAACAATAACGAGCCAATTCTCTCTTATGAACTGTGACCATACTTCCATATCCAACACAACCATAACACCCCTATCGTCTGATTTCGTTCCCACTTTGTTTCTTATTCATATTCCTGTCATTACTCTCAATTATTATACATGAATGTTATCTATAATTCATGGTTCCCAGGGCGGACGCTATGGAGACAGGCTTAGAGCAGCTGCGGCTAAAAAAATGCGGTATAAGCCCTCCCCGTCCCACGTAAAGTACAAGTAGTTGCTGTCCCGCTGTTTCTTTACGGGTACGGCAACCATTCAGCCAGCCGGCAAGCGCTCTGCTTGGGCTGGCCTGCGGAGGTGTTCAATGTGAAAACTGCGCTGTGGCTGTATCTGTTTCTCTTCCTGGCCTTCTTCGATCTGCATGCCCAATACCCGATTCTGACTCCCTTTGCCGTCTCTTTAGGCGCGGCCCCCGCCTTCATCGGCTGGATGATGGGGATGTATTCACTGACCCATCTGCCGGGCAATCTGCTGGCAGGCGTGCTGGTTGACCGCAACGGCAGCCGCCGTTATATCGTCTTCAGCCTGGTAACCGCCGGAGCGATCCTGCTCCTGCAGGCGCACGCGCAGCTGCCGTGGCATCTACTGGTGCTGCGCGCAGCCAGCGGCTTTGCGCTGGCTTTCCTGTCACCGGCGTGCATGACGCTGCTGGCTTCGCTCTCCGCCGATCCTGCCCAGCAAGGCAAATACATGTCCGGCCATGGGATCATCCATACACTGGCGTCGGTCGTTTCGCCCGCCGCAGGCGCATTTATTGTGGCCAAAGCCGGATATGCCGGCACCTTCAGCACCCTCGGCTGGCTGCTGATTGCTACTGGCATCATGGCCTTCTTCAGCGTCCCCGCGCCTGCGCGCCTGCCTACAGGCCTGAAGGCAGCGCCTGCGCTGCTGCCGCATGAGCAGCCGGCAGGCGAAGGCGGCGACAGAACGGGGAACACGCATGGCACCAAACGTTATTATTTGCTGCCTTTTTTTGTCGCCTGCTCGCAGGGGGTACTGTTCTTTGAGCTTCCCATGTCGCAGACAGGCAGCAACGCCGTTCTCTCGACCGGCATTCTGCTCTCGCTGCTCAGTCTGGGCGCGCTGCTGACGCTTGGCATGCTGTTCCTGAACCGCGTCTCACCCAACTTACGCATTGCCTGCGCCTTGCTGGGCATGGCGCTAAGCTTCTTCTGCCTGGCTGCCTTCAGGCAGATTCCGGTCGGGCTGATCCTGTTCTTGCTGGGAGCAGCCAAGGGCATCCTCTTTCCGGCGATGGCTTCGCTGTTCATCAGCCTGGCCGGACCGGGACGTATGGGCCGAACCTTCTCGATGCAGTCGATAGCGATGTCGCTCGGCGCGTTCGCCGGGCCGGTGGCTGCCGGACAGCTGCGGACGGTGATCTCTCCGTATTTCATAGCTTTCCTGCTGCTGATGACCGCGCTGCTTCTGCTGCCTCCCGGCAAGACGCATAAGCTCGCAGCGCAGCCGGCGGAATGGGAGCGCCGGACAGCGTGATATTGTCGCTGTTGTTTGGTATCAAATTAGGTCCAGCGATTTCAGATCCTGCGACTGTCTTCCTATAATCTTAAAGCTCTAAATAGTAACACGTTGGTGGCTATGGGGAGAAACTACCGTTAAATCCGTGCCCATGTCAGGTTTCCATAGAATATGGGGAATTTACCACTAAATCGTCCATTGATGACCTTTCGGATAGGACGCGATTAGCAGTAGAAGTTCCCCATAACCTCACCAGAAATCCCATGCTGGCGTAGTAGTGAGGGTTGGGCCTTCGCTTCCTTCACTTAAATCAACTATCGTTGGCACAGTGGTCCACCCGGCGAATGGATGAACAAATTCCTGCAAAAGTACATCTTTTCAGCGCGGTTAGCTAGTCCGCAGACCAAATTCCTGCAAAAGCGCATCCTTTTAGAGTAAATAGTGTCCTTTCGGCTGATCGAGAAGTAAATACCTGCACTTTTGCAGGCATTACCTTATTAATCCGCTAAAAGACTAAAAAGCCTGCACTTATACAGGTTTCGATTCAGATATGGCGAACCTCTGTCTCCCGAATCGCCAACACGGCATACAACTAACTTCGATTCTGCGATCAAACTTGATTAGGTCAGGTCGGGTACGCTCCAACTCCGAAAGCAGCTGCACTTAAACTAACCAATATCTCCATAAGATCAATAACCTGAAAAAATCAGCTACAATTAAATGGGTTGGGATTCGATATCTTATCATTCCGATGCCTACGTAGTTACCCTCTTTCAGCTTATTCCGCATTCTTGCGGCAATCAGATTATGACATTTCCCGGGGAATGAATACAAATTGGCCTGCAGCCTGTTAAAAATGACGAACCTTAGGTAAAATATACAAAAGCCTGCAGAATACCAATGAACTACCGGGGGTGTCATCAGCTTATGTCCATTGTTATTATTGTCGAAGGCAAGAATGACCGCAGTCGGCTGCGCCGGGTGCTGCTGCCTGAAATTGAAATTCTATGCACCTTTGGCACACTGAATTCGCTGAAGCTGGAGTCACTGCGCAAGAAGGCGGGCGACAGCGAAGTATTTCTTTATATGGACAACGACAGCTCCGGCAAAAGAATCCGTGGTGTGCTGCGCGACGCCTTCCCGGATGCCGTCCACATTTACACGCGGCGAGGTTACGCCGGGGTAGAGGGAACTCCCGATGAATATAACATCACCCAATTGGAGAAAGCTGGTCTGGAGGAATATATCATCTACCCGGAGCCTATGTCGTTCCTGCTTCATTAACAACAAAAAAGGGGTGCACCGCAGCCGTTTCACACCTACGGGACACCCTTTTTCTTTCCTGCACCAGAGCAAGTATCTGCGAACGAAAGGCATTTTTGCCTCTCATCCCGCCCATACAGCCGCATCCGCCGAATTCAAAGGCATTTTTGCCTCTTATTCCGCCCACATAGCCGCATCCGCCGAATTCAAAAGCATTTTTGCCTCTCATCCCGCCCACATAGTCGCATCCGCCACATTCAAAGGCATTTTTGCCTCTCATTCCGCCCACACGGTCGCATCCGTCGAATTCAAAGGCATTTTTGCCTCTTATTCCGCCTACATAGCCGCATCAGCCGAATTCAAAGGCATTTTTGCCTCTCATCCCACCCGACACAGCCACATCCGCCGAATTCAAAGGCATTTTTGCCTCTCATCCCGCCCACATAGCCGCATCAGCCAAAGGGGGTGCCCCGCAGCCGTTACACGGCCTGCGGGACACCCCCTATTCATGCTTGCGCTCTACTCCAGCGCCAGCGCCTTAACAGATTCAGCCAGGAACTCCGGTGTTATGTTCTCGGTGTCGCCGGCTTCATAGAGCGCACGCAGCCTGTTATTGCGGTCCACCAGACCAATCAGGTTGGCATGGGCGAAATTTTCCTTGTTGTTGCCGGCGATCAGCACCTTGAAGGACTGGGCGGCCAGCTCGCGCACCGCTTCCTGGTCCCCGCGCAGGAAATACCAGCCGTCGTAATTCACCTTGAAGCGGTCAGCGAACGTGCGGATCGCCTCGCGGGTATCCCGCTCAGGGTCAAAGGAGATGGAGACAAACTCCACATCCTTGCCGAAGCTTCCATCTTCCAGCAGCAATTTCTGAGTCTGAGACAACATAAAGGTGGTTACCGGACATACATCAGGGCAGTCAGTGAAGAAGAAATAAAACAGCCTTGCCTTCCCCTGCGTATCCGCCAGGGTAACAGGTGTACCGTCCACATTCTCCAGCGTAAAGTCCTGCACCTCGCCAATCACCGGCAGTTTCTTCTGCCCAAAGTCCAGGGAGGTCCACACCAGATAGACCGCCATTCCCAGCGCCAGCAAGAGCAGCAGCCAGGTCCATTTGTACCGCTTCAAGGTCTGCATCCCATGCCCCCTTTAATTAGCCATGAACAGTATTCAGCACAAGCACAATCAGACTGACCGTGAGGTAATTAATGGAGAAGAAAAAGCTTTTTTTGGCCCAGGCATCATCATCTTTGGCACGGAAGCCCATCAGATTGAGGATAAACCAGCCCAGGGAGAGACCTGTGGAAATAATCAGATAGAAAATTCCGGCATAGTCGTAGGCATACATCAAAAAAGGAATCGGGAGCAGCAGCAGCACATAAGGTATCATCTGGTATTTCGTGCGCAGCGTTCCTTTGACTACCGGCAGCAGCGGGAACCCGGCAGCGCGGTATTCCTCCTTGCGGCGGATGCCAAGCGCCCAGAAATGGGGAGGCTGCCACAGGAACAGCATCGCGAACATCAGCCATGCCCCAAGATCCACCCGGCCGGTAACGGCAACATAGCCGATTACAGGAGGCATTGCGCCGGAGATCGCTCCGACCGATGTGCTCCACGTAGATGTTCGCTTAAGCCAAAGGGTGTATACTACTACATAAACAAACATGCCGACAATTCCGAACAACCCGGCCAGCACGCCCGAGAACGCAAACAGCACAGCCAGCCCGGCAATTCCCAGACCGATGCCATAGAGCAGTACAGTCTGTGGCTTCAACCGGCCAGTCGGCAGTCCGCGTTCACGGGTCCGTTCCATCTTCATATCCAGATCACGGTCAAAATAATTATTAAACACACAGGCTGAGGCCATGACCAGCATGGTGCCAAGCAGCGTAAGAATTAATCGGCCATATTGAACATCCCAGCCCGAGGCCAGCCAATAGCCGGCAAATGCAGCAATCAGGTTGGAGCGGATAATGCCGGGTTTCGTCACTGTAATGAAATCACGCCAGCTTGCTCCTTCAGGGGGCGACTTGGCAGACAGAGCTGCGGAATCGGCCGAAGCTTGATAAGTCATATGATTGTCCACGCTTTGTGTTCCTCCTTCTAACGTTTCCGCCGAGCGATTGGATATCGCTGTTAACTTTATCATATCAAACCGGGAAAGACTTTGACAATGAATGGTCCAGATGTTCATTAATTCGACAATTTCGTGAAATAATTATTTCTTCACCTTAAATAACTTAGCCTTAAATTGGGTAGTTATTAATAGGGTACTTCCGCACAAAGGAGAACTGACCTATGGACACTGCTACACATTTCGTTATGGGCCTTGGATTAGCAGGGCTTGCCTTTGTTGATCCAGTTGTCGCCTCCAATCCGACGCTGGCCGGTGCCATAATGCTGGCCACTGTGCTGGGTTCTCAGGCCCCCGATGCGGATACAGCGCTGCGTCTGAAGGATAATGCGCTCTATATCCGCAATCACCGTGGAATTACACATTCCCTGCCTTTCCTGATCCTGTGGCCAGCGTTGATTACTCTGGTAATCGGACCGATCTTCGGGTTCACCGATCAGCAGGGGCTCAGCCATATCGCGCTCTGGAGCTTCATCGGGGTAGCTGTGCATGTATTCTCTGACCTGTTCAACACCTATGGCACACAAGCTGCCCGGCCGTTCACTGAGAAGTGGATCGCCTGGAACATTATCCACATCTTCGATCCGTTTATATTCGGCAGCCACACGGCAGCCATCGTACTGTGGATCACCGGTATCGTTCCGCCAGCGCCTTTGTTTATCACGCTGTATGCCTGCACCGCGCTTTATTACATTTGGCGCACGCTGGAGCATATGCGCGTCACCCGCAATATCAGACTTAAGGATGTGCATCATGCTGCAGGCGACCGTTACTACGCCATTCCGACCATTTCTCCAAGACGCTGGAATGTGGTCAAGGCCAAATCGGATGGCAGCTATAATGTCGGCCATCTGAGCAATACACGACTGGAATGGGTCAAGCATGCCGTGTCCTCAGAGCATCCGGCTGTGGAGCATTCCAAAGCTCATCCCGACATCCAGGCTTTCCTGTACTTTACCTCTTACGCTGTGGCAGAAGTGGAGGAGCTGTCCTCCGGTTATATTGTACGCTGGGGAGACGTGCGTTATTTACACCGCAAGCAATTTCCGTTCGTCGCTGTTCTGGTCATGGACGATCAATACCAGCCTCTGAACACCTATGTAGGGTGGTTGAGCAGTGAGAAGCTGGACGAACGGTTTGCCATGGATCCCGACTCAATGAAGCTGTAAGCCGGTCCAAACCTGATAAATACACTGAAGCCCGGCTCTCTGCGATAAGATGCGGAAGACACCGGGCTCTTTGCTGCAGTCTTGACTCCCTTAACGCCATAGGGCACAATCTATCTAAAGCGTTTCCATCTTTGGAGAAGCAAGAAGAAACGGCTTAGCCGTCCTCTGCAAAGCGTATGCTTCCGAAGCAGCGATACTACGTATCGCTTTCAGGCATCCGTTTCTGCGAGAAATATAAGGATAATTTATGGCGTGAAACCTATAAATTCTTATATTCATATTTAGCAAAAATCCCGGAGCTGTTATACCGCTCCGGGACCTCTGACTGATTGTTTTAATTCATTATGACAAAGGGAGTGTGCCATTATGGGCAAAGGACTTTCACTATGGTTTGCCGCCTCTTCGATTCTCATGCTTACCGCCGCTTCCATTCTCATCAGCTATAATATCTGGCTGGCGCTTCTGGTAGGGCTGATCTGTGTAATGAATATAGGCTGGGGCTTTGTCGTCAAGGCGAGACGCAGACGCAGCCAGGAAACACCCGGCGAGCGTTCCTCTTAACGGTAAGGCAGGAAGCCCATCCGCTCCTTGACTCCATTGAGTGTCTCCGCTGCTACAACCCGGGCTTTGGCCGCACCTTCAGCCAGAATATCGGTGATCATGCCCGAGCTGCGGATCTCATGATACTTGTGCTGCAGCGGCTCAAGCGTCGCCACCACGGCTGCGGCAAGCTCCTTCTTGAACCCGCCGTACATCTGGCCTTCGTAACGGTCGGCCACCTGCTGCAGAGTCATACCAGCGCATTCCGCGTAGATTACCATCAGATTGCTGATCTCAGGTTTGTTGACTGTATCGAAACGCACCTCACTGCCGGAATCAGTGGTTGCGCGGCTGATTTTCTTGCGGATTACATCCGGCGGGTCCAGCAGCGCAATGTAGCTGCCCGGATTCGGACTGCTTTTGCTCATTTTTTTGGTTCCGTCCTCCAGGGACATAATCCGTGCCCCAAATTCCGGAATCAGCGGATCTGGAATGGTGAAGAAATCACCATACCGGTGATTGAAGCGCCCTGCCAGATCACGCGTCAGTTCCAAATGCTGCTTCTGGTCTTCTCCAACCGGCACAAGATCGGCATTATAGACGAGAATATCTGCCGCCATCAGCGAAGGATAGACGAACAGCCCTGCGCCGACCGAATCCTTGCCGCTGGATTTATCCTTGAACTGGGTCATCCGCTCCAGCTCGCCCATCGAGGTGAGCGTCGTCATCAACCAGCCCAGCTCTGCATGCTGCGGCACATGCGACTGCATGAACACATTGGAGCGGGTAGGGTCCACTCCGGCGGCAATATACAGCGCCGCCACTGACTCTGACTGCTCGCGCAGCGCGGCCGGCTCTTGTGCTACCGTTACCGCATGCAGGTCAACGACCATGTAGTAACATTCGTTCTCTACGTGATCCTGAAGCTTCACATAATTCTTAATTGCACCGATATAATTGCCCAGTGTAAGCGAGCCGCTGGGCTGGATGCCCGACAATATTTTTTTGACCATGCTGAAGACCTCCATTGTACTGAATAATTTATGTCCGGGAACGCCAAAT
This window encodes:
- a CDS encoding metal-dependent hydrolase, which encodes MDTATHFVMGLGLAGLAFVDPVVASNPTLAGAIMLATVLGSQAPDADTALRLKDNALYIRNHRGITHSLPFLILWPALITLVIGPIFGFTDQQGLSHIALWSFIGVAVHVFSDLFNTYGTQAARPFTEKWIAWNIIHIFDPFIFGSHTAAIVLWITGIVPPAPLFITLYACTALYYIWRTLEHMRVTRNIRLKDVHHAAGDRYYAIPTISPRRWNVVKAKSDGSYNVGHLSNTRLEWVKHAVSSEHPAVEHSKAHPDIQAFLYFTSYAVAEVEELSSGYIVRWGDVRYLHRKQFPFVAVLVMDDQYQPLNTYVGWLSSEKLDERFAMDPDSMKL
- the trpS gene encoding tryptophan--tRNA ligase, whose translation is MVKKILSGIQPSGSLTLGNYIGAIKNYVKLQDHVENECYYMVVDLHAVTVAQEPAALREQSESVAALYIAAGVDPTRSNVFMQSHVPQHAELGWLMTTLTSMGELERMTQFKDKSSGKDSVGAGLFVYPSLMAADILVYNADLVPVGEDQKQHLELTRDLAGRFNHRYGDFFTIPDPLIPEFGARIMSLEDGTKKMSKSSPNPGSYIALLDPPDVIRKKISRATTDSGSEVRFDTVNKPEISNLMVIYAECAGMTLQQVADRYEGQMYGGFKKELAAAVVATLEPLQHKYHEIRSSGMITDILAEGAAKARVVAAETLNGVKERMGFLPYR